In a single window of the Streptomyces sp. HUAS ZL42 genome:
- a CDS encoding NAD(P) transhydrogenase subunit alpha, with the protein MATVTVAAVRERAPGERRVALVPEAVTLLRRAGIEVLVETGAGSGAWFTDADYTAAGASVVSPDELYARADAVLCVGPPDEETATALRSGQSLIGLLEPLRHPALAQDLYRRGVHMVSLDLLPRTLSRAQSMDALTSQANVAGYKAALLAAESYDRFFPMLTTAAGTMRPAQVLVLGAGVAGLQAIATARRLGAVVTAYDVRPESRGEVESLGARFLDVQSPPDEEPGTERGGYARELTGEEQQAQRAALDTHTAGSDVVITTAQVPGRRPPLLVTAAVLERMRPGSVVVDLAASELGGNVEGSEPDKTTVLDNGVTLIGAGRLPSAMATAASTAYARNLVALLRHLVRDGELVLDPADEITAALTGGGAS; encoded by the coding sequence ATGGCAACCGTCACCGTAGCCGCGGTACGGGAGCGGGCGCCCGGCGAACGCCGGGTCGCCCTCGTCCCCGAGGCCGTCACCCTCCTGCGCCGGGCCGGGATCGAGGTCCTGGTCGAGACCGGCGCGGGCTCCGGCGCCTGGTTCACCGACGCCGACTACACCGCCGCCGGGGCGAGTGTCGTGTCCCCGGACGAACTGTACGCACGGGCCGACGCCGTACTCTGCGTCGGGCCGCCCGACGAGGAGACCGCGACCGCGCTGCGCTCCGGGCAGAGCCTGATCGGCCTGCTCGAACCGCTCCGCCACCCCGCCCTGGCACAGGACCTGTACCGGCGGGGGGTGCACATGGTGAGCCTCGATCTGCTGCCCCGCACTCTCAGCCGCGCCCAGTCCATGGACGCGCTGACCTCCCAGGCCAACGTCGCCGGTTACAAGGCGGCTCTGCTGGCCGCGGAGTCCTACGACCGCTTCTTCCCGATGCTGACCACCGCGGCGGGCACCATGCGCCCGGCGCAGGTCCTCGTCCTCGGCGCCGGAGTGGCCGGGTTGCAGGCGATCGCCACCGCCCGCCGCCTCGGCGCCGTCGTCACGGCGTACGACGTACGCCCCGAGTCACGAGGGGAGGTGGAGTCGCTGGGCGCCCGGTTCCTCGATGTCCAGAGCCCGCCGGACGAGGAACCGGGCACCGAACGGGGCGGCTACGCCAGGGAGTTGACCGGAGAGGAGCAGCAGGCCCAGCGGGCCGCGCTCGACACGCACACCGCCGGCTCCGACGTCGTGATCACCACGGCCCAGGTGCCGGGACGCAGGCCGCCGCTGCTGGTGACCGCGGCCGTGCTGGAGCGGATGAGGCCCGGCTCGGTCGTCGTCGACCTCGCCGCGAGCGAACTCGGCGGCAACGTCGAGGGATCCGAGCCCGACAAGACCACCGTCCTGGACAACGGCGTCACCCTGATCGGAGCCGGACGCCTGCCGTCCGCCATGGCGACCGCGGCGTCCACCGCCTACGCCCGCAACCTCGTCGCCCTGCTGCGCCACCTGGTGCGCGACGGCGAACTCGTCCTCGACCCGGCCGACGAGATCACGGCCGCCCTCACGGGAGGAGGCGCATCATGA
- a CDS encoding NAD(P)(+) transhydrogenase (Re/Si-specific) subunit beta translates to MDTVSNTVHYIFLAAAACFVLGLHLMNHPRTARRGNTLSAAAMTGAIAATVWLVADEGVISRTGWLVLASGGLVGAALGLWAAREVQMTAMPQLVSLFNAVGGGAAALIAVNDLLQAEDPAGLGARVSLPGALDIVIGAVTFSGSLVAAGKLQGVVSGAPVVFPGARLLNVLLPASFAAGTVWLVLAPDSRTALYGLVAVALLFGVTMVLPIGGADMPVVIALLNAFTGSAVAMAGFVLDETALIIAGMLVSSSGGILTKLMADAMNRSIANIVVGGFGTGDSAPAATGSAAPAQVRPVSADDVAVQLAYASKVVFVPGYGLAAAQAQHELGDLAKLLTDHGIDVCYAVHPVAGRMPGHMNVLLAEANVPYTQLKEMDEINPEFPQADVALVIGANDVTNPIARRPGNAISGMPILDVDKAKSVVVIKRSMGHGYAGIDNELYTDPKTGMFFTDAKKGLSELKAAVGEFVG, encoded by the coding sequence ATGGACACCGTGTCCAACACCGTCCACTACATCTTCCTGGCAGCGGCCGCCTGCTTCGTACTGGGCCTGCATCTGATGAACCACCCGCGCACGGCCCGCCGCGGCAACACCCTCTCCGCCGCCGCCATGACCGGCGCGATCGCCGCCACCGTGTGGCTCGTCGCCGACGAGGGCGTGATCAGCCGCACCGGCTGGCTCGTCCTCGCCTCGGGCGGCCTCGTCGGCGCGGCGCTCGGCCTGTGGGCGGCGCGCGAGGTGCAGATGACCGCCATGCCCCAACTGGTCAGCCTCTTCAACGCCGTCGGGGGTGGCGCGGCCGCGCTCATCGCGGTCAACGACCTGCTCCAGGCGGAGGATCCGGCGGGACTGGGCGCACGGGTCTCCCTGCCCGGGGCGCTGGACATCGTCATCGGCGCGGTCACCTTCTCCGGATCCCTGGTCGCCGCCGGCAAGCTCCAGGGCGTCGTGTCCGGCGCGCCCGTCGTGTTCCCGGGGGCGCGGCTGCTCAACGTGCTGCTGCCGGCGTCCTTCGCCGCCGGCACGGTCTGGCTCGTGCTGGCACCGGACTCCCGTACGGCGCTGTACGGGCTCGTGGCCGTCGCGCTGCTGTTCGGCGTGACCATGGTGCTGCCCATCGGCGGCGCCGACATGCCGGTCGTCATCGCCCTGCTGAACGCCTTCACCGGGTCGGCGGTCGCGATGGCCGGCTTCGTCCTCGACGAGACCGCGCTCATCATCGCCGGCATGCTCGTCAGCTCCTCGGGCGGCATCCTGACGAAGCTGATGGCCGACGCCATGAACCGGTCCATCGCCAACATCGTCGTCGGCGGCTTCGGCACCGGCGACAGCGCCCCCGCGGCAACCGGATCGGCCGCTCCGGCCCAGGTGCGGCCGGTCTCCGCGGACGACGTCGCCGTCCAGCTGGCGTACGCGAGCAAGGTCGTCTTCGTCCCGGGATACGGCCTCGCCGCCGCCCAGGCGCAGCACGAACTCGGCGACCTGGCCAAGCTGCTGACCGACCACGGCATCGACGTCTGCTACGCGGTCCACCCGGTCGCGGGCCGGATGCCCGGCCACATGAACGTGCTCCTGGCCGAGGCCAACGTGCCGTACACGCAGCTGAAGGAGATGGACGAGATCAACCCGGAGTTCCCGCAGGCCGACGTCGCCCTGGTGATCGGCGCCAACGACGTCACCAACCCGATCGCACGCCGCCCCGGAAACGCGATCTCCGGTATGCCGATCCTGGACGTCGACAAGGCGAAGAGCGTCGTGGTCATCAAGCGTTCGATGGGCCACGGCTACGCCGGCATCGACAACGAGCTCTACACCGATCCCAAGACCGGGATGTTCTTCACCGACGCCAAGAAGGGACTGAGCGAACTGAAGGCGGCCGTCGGCGAGTTCGTCGGCTGA
- a CDS encoding NAD(P) transhydrogenase subunit alpha, with amino-acid sequence MNNVDLLTAITVFVLSVLVGVEVISKVPATLHTPLMSGSNSVHGIVVIGAMLIAAESHTWLGYVLAFTAMVFGAMNVVGGYVVTDRMLEMFKARPAAEKKQKAEV; translated from the coding sequence ATGAACAACGTCGATCTCCTCACCGCGATCACCGTCTTCGTGCTGAGCGTGCTGGTCGGCGTCGAGGTCATCAGCAAGGTCCCGGCGACCCTGCACACCCCGCTGATGTCCGGCTCGAACTCGGTGCACGGCATCGTCGTCATCGGCGCCATGCTGATCGCTGCCGAGTCGCACACCTGGCTCGGCTACGTCCTGGCCTTCACGGCCATGGTGTTCGGGGCGATGAACGTCGTCGGCGGATACGTCGTCACCGACCGGATGCTGGAGATGTTCAAGGCCAGGCCGGCCGCCGAGAAGAAGCAGAAGGCCGAGGTGTGA